From one Odontesthes bonariensis isolate fOdoBon6 chromosome 14, fOdoBon6.hap1, whole genome shotgun sequence genomic stretch:
- the LOC142399517 gene encoding uncharacterized protein LOC142399517, whose translation MAHVKAETAQYVGVFLPKVHRARLVFLDFMVMMGHWVTQERVVSLVCQEWMAVMGQGVDQEILVCLVWMVFMGHLDYLVLKELKENLCMVLPFQVFLEDKETLGLKGVPVLLAFPGLRVTQEDHRQGEQGPPGLPGREEVVEFPPDFLPPKGYKGDPGPPGPCGPKGERGGRGNNSSQEIKGEQGILGFPGARVDNSDTASHRDIQNNIFQLIIAILRVVMDLLVGMDQVDQRVYVETADFQALLEKLVKRVTQEIQELQVTVDFKDYLDSQEILVTWACLGLQGHQACQQSHGGPLVCQGQLVKRASRESQGNTMKMKSDCFQGPGVKKDSQELKVSEALQVLQTITASQVTLGNLVMTDPTDYVETKVSEELKGPPGPKGYPGPRGDDGQRGQQGYQGLVGSKGQKGQKGDSFVSGVKGAKGDRGDSGFSGLLGETGRPGQDGLPGPVGDPGRPGARFPGPKGYPGVAGPKGIPGSVGPLGPGFPGPVGTPGPSGNQGLPGTSGIPGKKGTPGEIVKCCHANRTGPPGRMGEKGSPGIPGEPGRYGFPGAPGQPGPKGMKGDDGGFWEMGPPGPRGLNGNPGDPGSSGVSLDGPEGPPGLPGPPGRKGGPGEVLSARPGAPGPPGKKGIPGTPGFPGLPGIQGQSGRPGHKGEPGFNGDSGATGPPGPSCTLCEPIPGRPGPPGGPGVRGGPGCPGQKGVRGYIGPPGYGLKGPQGFPGPPGDPGSAGPRGTAGPPGENGTDGWPGQKGERGYSGRPGTGSVPGPPGPPGLRGKQGERGLNGHPGDAGDPGLPGNKGLRGPPGIPGISNWTKGQPGTSGERGPPGQQGLTGNVQKAQGASQVIQAVMDGPVHQDLRVLLVLQAGQENQDPLGILEEIQGPWDLQVSPGFRDFPVLRVLKGSFMGNLVHQDPKDYQGRMAPAQKEVGQEIQATQHPREGLDILDNRAPLGNQEDKADQHFETYVSPGFPGPCGPSGHPGLPGPPGPPGPPGLDGLDGLRGPKGVKGARGPPGRPGEPGHPGPPGLPGEPGTTNFSKGEPGPTGLPGLPGRKGNKGLLGPPGPPGPQDCYSFTGPKGERGPVGPGGPPGPKGQTGVSGPQGCKGETGTAGDVGEKGAPGDLITECSGFDPLGPPGPQGPPGPVGIVGPPGPPGQKGERGAKGSVGFPGRTGPPGCNGPAGDPGDVGVPGFVGPQGEQPAPGAPGPAGDPGSPGCGEPLRSGFLLVIHNQSVEVPQCPVGSSQLWVGYSLIYFEGQEKARSQDLGQPGSCLPVFSTMPFSYCNKGACHYSSHNDKSYWLSTTAPIPMMPLFGSEIRNHISRCVVCETVSPAVAFHSQDHRIPPCPPSWRSLWTGYSFLLHTGAGDEGGGQSLTSSGSCLKDFRTHPFIECQGARGSCHYFANLYSFWLTTVSQTEQFITPKPSTIKAAEKQRHKTSQCNVCLREQ comes from the exons ATGGCCCATGTGAAGGCAGAGACTGCTCAGTATGTCGGTGTCTTCCTGCCAAAGGTGCACAG ggCTCGACTGGTGTTCCTGGATTTTATGGTCATGATGGGTCACTG GGTCACCCAGGAGCGGGTGGTGAGCCTGGTTTGCCAGGAGTGGATGGCTGTAATGGGACAAGGGGTCGACCAGGAAATTCTGGTTTGCCTGGTTTGGATGGTCTTCATGGGCCACCT GGATTACCTGgtgctaaaggagctaaaggagAACCTTTGTATGGTGCTACCCTTCCAGGTCTTCCT GGAAGACAAGGAGACATTGGGCCTGAAGGGCGTGCCGGTCCTCCTGGCCTTCCCGGGTTTGAG GGTGACCCAGGAGGATCACCGGCAG GGTGAGCAGGGCCCACCTGGTCTACCAGGACGAGAGGAAGTTGTAGAATTTCCCCCAGACTTTCTTCCCCCAAAGGGCTACAAG GGAGACCCAGGTCCTCCCGGACCATGTGGACCAAAGGGggaacgt GGAGGGAGAGGAAACAACTCCAGTCAAGAAATTAAAGGAGAACAAGGAATCCTGGGATTTCCAGGAGCGAGGGTAGATAACTCAGATActgcttcacacagagacatacaaaacaacatttttcagCTCATTATTGCCATCCTTAGGGTCGTCATGGATCTCCTGGTAGGGATGGACCAAGTGGACCAGAG GGTTTACGTGGAGACAGCGGACTTCCAGGCCTTACTGGAAAAACTGGTGAAAAG GGTGACCCAGGAGATCCAGGAGCTCCAG GTGACCGTGGACTTCAAGGATTACCTGGATTCCCAGGAGATCCTGGTCACATGGGCATGCCTGGGCCTCCAGGGACACCAGGCATGCCAACAG AGCCACGGGGGCCCTCTGGTCTGCCAGGGCCAACTGGTGAAAAGGGCTTCAAGGGAGAGCCAGGGAAATACGATGAAAATGAAATCAGACTGCTTTCAGGGCCCAGGGGTAAAAAAGGACTCCCAGGAGTTAAAGGTGTCAGAGGCCCTCCAGGTCCTCCAG ACTATTACTGCGAGCCAGGTGACCCTGGGGAACCTGGTGATGACGGACCCAACGGATTACGTGGAAACAAAGGTCTCAGAGGAATTAAAG GGACCTCCAGGACCTAAGGGGTACCCCGGACCCAGGGGAGATGATGGTCAAAGAGGCCAACAA GGCTACCAGGGACTAGTAGGGTCAAAGGGACAAAAGGGTCAGAAAGGCGACTCTTTTGTGTCTGGTGTTAAAG GTGCTAAGGGTGACCGAGGAGACTCTGGATTTTCTGGTCTTCTCGGTGAAACAGGAAGGCCAGGACAGGATGGTCTCCCTGGCCCTGTGGGAGACCCTGGACGACCG GGTGCAAGATTTCCTGGCCCCAAAGGTTACCCAGGTGTTGCTGGACCCAAAGGAATTCCAGGGTCTGTGGGTCCCCTAGGTCCTGGTTTTCCAGGACCAGTTGGGACACCTGGACCTTCGGGAAATCAGGGACTTCCTGGCACATCAGGAATCCCTGGAAAAAAAGGCACTCCAG GTGAAATAGTGAAATGCTGCCACGCAAACAGGACTGGCCCACCAGGTCGAATGGGTGAGAAAGGTTCACCAG GGATACCAGGAGAACCAGGAAGATATGGCTTTCCTGGAGCTCCAGGACAACCGGGCCCTAAAGGCATGAAAGGAGATGACGGTGGATTTTGGGAGATGGGACCACCTG GACCTCGAGGTTTAAATGGGAATCCAGGGGACCCTGGTTCCAGCGGAGTTAGTCTTGATGGTCCTGAAGGCCCTCCTGGGTTACCAGGACCCCCAGGTAGGAAGGGTGGCCCAGGAGAAGTCCTGTCTGCCAGGCCAGGTGCACCTGGCCCACCTGGGAAAAAAGGAATCCCTGGAACACCAGGATTTCCAGGACTACCGG GCATACAAGGTCAATCAGGACGACCAGGTCACAAAGGAGAGCCAGGGTTCAATGGAGACAGTGGAGCAACTGGTCCCCCAGGCCCATCATGTACTCTTTGTGAACCGATACCAGGTCGTCCAGGACCTCCAGGAGGCCCAGGAGTGAGGGGAGGACCAG GCTGCCCCGGTCAGAAGGGTGTTAGGGGATATATAGGTCCACCTGGCTATGGGCTGAAGGGACCACAAGGTTTTCCTGGTCCTCCTGGTGATCCAGGCTCGGCTGGACCAAGAGGCACTGCTGGTCCCCCAGGAGAAAATGGTACTGATGGTTGGCCAGGACAGAAAG GTGAAAGAGGGTACTCCGGCAGGCCTGGGACTGGCAGTGTTCCAGGACCTCCTGGACCTCCAGGACTGAGAGGTAAACAGGGAGAGAGAGGTTTAAACGGTCACCCAGGTGATGCAGGAGACCCAGGACTGCCTGGTAATAAAG GTTTACGTGGACCTCCTGGAATACCAGGAATTTCCAACTGGACAAAAGGCCAGCCAGGAACTTCAGGAGAGAGAGGGCCACCAGGCCAGCAAGGACTTACAGGCAAT GTCCAAAAGGCGCAAGGGGCATCCCAGGTGATTCAGGCTGTGATGGACGGCCCGGTCCACCAGGATTTAAGGGTTTTGTTGGTGCTCCAGGCAGGGCAGGAAAACCAGGACCCCCTGGGAATCCTGGA GGAGATCCAGGGCCCATGGGACTTACAGGTATCCCCGGGATTCCGGGATTTCCCGGTGCTAAGG GTCTTAAAGGGCAGTTTCATGGGGAACCTGGTTCACCAGGACCCAAAGGATTACCAGGGGAGGATGGCCCCAGCG CAAAAAGAGGTTGGCCAGGAGATCCAGGCGACCCAGCACCCAAGGGAAGGCCTGGACATCCTGGACAACCGGGCACCCCTGGGGAATCAGGAAGACAAGGCCGACCAG CACTTTGAAACATATGTGTCCCCAGGCTTTCCTGGGCCTTGCGGTCCATCAGGTCATCCAGGTCTTCCAGGTCCTCCAG GCCCACCTGGGCCACCAGGTCTAGATGGACTGGATGGGCTAAGAGGTCCAAAAGGCGTAAAGGGAGCACGCG GTCCTCCAGGCAGACCAGGTGAACCGGGTCACCCTG GTCCTCCTGGATTACCTGGGGAACCGGGAACCACCAATTTCTCCAAAGGAGAGCCAGGACCAACTGGCCTTCCAGGGTTACCAGGCCGTAAAGGAAATAAGGGCCTTCTAGGGCCCCCTGGGCCCCCTGGGCCTCAAGACTGCTACAGTTTTACAGGACCAAAGG GTGAGAGAGGTCCTGTTGGTCCAGGTGGTCCTCCAGGACCCAAAGGTCAAACAGGAGTATCTGGGCCTCAAGGCTGCAAGGGAGAAACTGGCACAGCTGGAGATGTAG GTGAAAAAGGTGCACCCGGTGACTTAATCACTGAATGTTCAGGCTTTGATCCTCTTGGACCCCCTGGACCACAGGGCCCCCCAGGTCCTGTGGGAATTGTGGGTCCACCTGGACCTCCAGGACAAAAAG GAGAGAGGGGTGCTAAAGGGTCCGTGGGCTTCCCTGGCAGAACAGGTCCGCCTGGTTGTAATGGTCCAGCTGGAGAcccaggagatgttggtgtgcCAGGATTTGTTGGGCCTCAAGGTGAACAACCAG CGCCAGGTGCTCCAGGTCCTGCTGGTGATCCAGGTTCACCAGGCTGTGGAGAGCCGCTGAGGTCTGGCTTTCTTTTAGTTATCCACAACCAGTCAGTTGAGGTGCCACAATGCCCAGTAGGCAGCAGTCAGCTTTGGGTGGGATACAGTCTCATATACTTTGAGGGACAAGAGAAGGCTCGTAGTCAAGACCTAG gccagcctggctcctgcctCCCTGTTTTCTCCACCATGCCTTTCTCTTACTGCAACAAAGGTGCCTGCCACTACTCTAGTCATAATGACAAATCCTATTGGCTCTCCACCACTGCTCCCATACCCATGATGCCGCTCTTTGGTTCAGAAATTCGCAACCACATAAGCCGCTGTGTGGTATGCGAGACGGTTTCACCTGCTGTGGCTTTTCACAGTCAGGATCACAGGATCCCTCCATGCCCACCCAGCTGGAGGAGTTTGTGGACAGGGTACTCTTTTCTTCTG CACACAGGGGCAGGGGATGAGGGTGGTGGACAGTCTCTGACTTCTTCAGGTAGCTGCCTGAAGGATTTCCGAACTCACCCCTTCATTGAATGCCAAGGTGCGCGGGGCTCCTGTCACTACTTCGCCAACCTCTACAGTTTTTGGCTGACAACCGTGAGTCAGACGGAGCAGTTTATCACTCCAAAGCCTTCCACCATCAAAGCAGCCGAAAAGCAGCGACATAAGACCAGCCAGTGTAATGTCTGCCTTCGAGAACAATAA